Proteins from one Salinispora arenicola genomic window:
- a CDS encoding TetR/AcrR family transcriptional regulator, whose amino-acid sequence MALRADARRNREQIIAAARTLFSEVGVDVPMEEVARAAGVGVGTLYRRFSDRDELIKAVGLDNVTLLVDLAHQAERSEADPAAALIRLLRTTLELRLDITVMALSPRAFQAIQESHAIAQQRDEVIAAARRLLRRAQQAGTIRPDIDVGDMMLALFLLSRLVMPAADELGEMAFQRLFTLVVDGLRATSGSPLPGRPFDQHDLEVLRQGGMRVIDKPTVTGQG is encoded by the coding sequence GTGGCGCTGCGCGCCGACGCTCGGCGCAACCGCGAACAGATCATCGCCGCGGCGCGGACCCTCTTCTCCGAGGTCGGTGTCGATGTACCGATGGAAGAGGTAGCTCGCGCCGCGGGCGTGGGCGTGGGTACCCTCTATCGCCGTTTCTCGGACCGTGACGAACTCATCAAGGCAGTCGGCCTGGACAATGTCACCCTCCTGGTCGACCTCGCCCACCAGGCGGAGCGGTCCGAGGCGGACCCCGCGGCGGCCTTGATACGCCTGTTGCGGACCACCCTCGAGTTACGCCTGGACATCACCGTGATGGCACTGTCACCGCGGGCTTTCCAGGCCATCCAGGAGTCCCACGCCATCGCGCAGCAGCGGGACGAGGTGATCGCTGCGGCTCGCCGGCTCCTCCGACGGGCCCAACAGGCGGGAACTATTCGGCCCGACATCGACGTCGGAGACATGATGCTCGCTCTGTTCCTGCTGTCCCGGCTGGTCATGCCCGCCGCCGACGAACTCGGCGAGATGGCCTTCCAGCGCCTGTTCACCCTCGTAGTGGACGGCCTGCGGGCAACGTCGGGCTCACCGCTGCCCGGCCGCCCCTTCGACCAGCACGACCTCGAGGTGCTGCGGCAGGGTGGAATGCGGGTTATCGACAAGCCGACCGTTACGGGGCAGGGGTAG
- a CDS encoding RtcB family protein codes for MELVEESPYRFRIDRRDPMRVPGVVFASEALLPDVGADRSLEQVAAVATLPGIVDASFAMPDVHLGYGFPIGGVAATDVAAGGVVSPGGVGFDISCGVRLLAADLDLAGLRPRLEAVMDGLGGATPRGAGRGAVWHVTGRSDLDGVLREGSRYAVQRGFGVGRDLERCEDHGALDDADPGAVSPRAVERGATQVGSLGSGNHFLEVQSVAEVYDHDVATTFGLWPGQVCVMIHCGSRGLGHQICTDYVRRMEKAMRRYDIQVPDRQLACAPVESPEGHDYLGAMAAAANYARANRQLLTHVARVVFRRVTGGNLDLVYDVSHNQAKIETHGVDGERRTLCVHRKGATRALPPGHPDLPADLCDVGQPVLIPGSMGTASYVLAGVPGAPAFASTCHGAGRVQSRKQAVRAERGQDPHRQLAARDVAVRGASRRGLAEEMPAAYKDISAVVEATEGAGLCRKVARLMPIGVVKG; via the coding sequence GTGGAACTGGTCGAGGAGTCGCCGTACCGTTTCCGGATAGACCGGCGTGATCCGATGCGGGTTCCCGGGGTGGTGTTCGCGTCCGAGGCGCTGCTGCCGGATGTGGGGGCGGACCGGTCGCTGGAGCAGGTCGCCGCCGTCGCCACCCTGCCCGGCATCGTCGATGCCTCGTTCGCCATGCCGGACGTGCATCTGGGCTACGGCTTCCCGATCGGTGGGGTGGCCGCCACCGATGTGGCGGCGGGCGGGGTGGTGTCCCCGGGCGGAGTGGGCTTCGACATATCCTGCGGCGTCCGGCTGCTCGCCGCCGACCTCGATCTGGCCGGGCTTCGTCCCCGGCTGGAGGCGGTCATGGACGGGCTGGGCGGGGCGACGCCCCGGGGTGCGGGCCGGGGCGCGGTGTGGCATGTGACGGGTCGTTCGGACCTGGACGGGGTGCTGCGGGAAGGATCCCGGTACGCGGTGCAGCGCGGCTTCGGCGTTGGCCGGGACCTGGAGCGCTGTGAGGACCACGGTGCCCTTGACGACGCTGATCCGGGCGCGGTCAGCCCCCGGGCAGTCGAGCGGGGTGCCACGCAGGTGGGCAGTCTGGGCTCGGGCAATCACTTCCTCGAGGTGCAGTCCGTCGCGGAGGTGTATGACCACGACGTCGCCACGACCTTCGGGCTGTGGCCCGGCCAGGTCTGCGTGATGATCCACTGTGGTTCGCGGGGTCTGGGACACCAGATCTGTACCGACTACGTGCGCAGGATGGAGAAGGCGATGCGCCGGTACGACATCCAGGTGCCGGACCGGCAGCTTGCCTGCGCCCCGGTGGAGTCCCCGGAGGGGCACGACTATCTCGGCGCGATGGCCGCCGCCGCCAACTACGCCCGGGCGAACCGCCAGCTTCTCACCCATGTGGCCCGGGTGGTCTTCCGCCGGGTCACCGGCGGAAACCTCGATCTGGTCTACGACGTCTCCCACAACCAGGCGAAGATCGAGACTCACGGTGTGGACGGCGAGCGACGCACGCTTTGTGTGCATCGCAAGGGTGCCACGCGAGCGCTGCCGCCAGGACACCCGGACCTGCCGGCTGATCTGTGCGACGTGGGGCAGCCGGTGCTGATCCCCGGCTCGATGGGCACCGCGTCCTACGTGCTGGCCGGGGTGCCGGGTGCTCCCGCATTTGCCTCCACCTGCCATGGGGCCGGGCGGGTGCAGAGCCGTAAGCAGGCGGTGCGGGCCGAACGTGGCCAGGATCCGCACCGACAACTGGCGGCACGGGATGTGGCGGTACGCGGCGCCTCCCGGCGTGGCCTGGCCGAGGAGATGCCAGCGGCGTACAAGGACATTTCCGCTGTGGTCGAGGCTACCGAGGGCGCCGGACTGTGCCGGAAGGTCGCCCGGCTGATGCCGATCGGGGTCGTCAAGGGCTGA
- a CDS encoding flavin-containing monooxygenase encodes MATTDHVDVLIVGAGLSGIGAACQLRRRCPEKTYAVLEARGAIGGTWDLFRYPGIRSDSDMFTLGYSFRPWTDPKALADGPSIRDYVQDTAREYGVTEHIRFHHRVVRADWDSRTARWTVHARRDTGEEVVLTCSFLHTCAGYYRYDRGYTPDLPGAARFTGRIVHPQHWPADLDHTGRRVVVIGSGATAVTLVPAMAERAAHVTMLQRSPTYILALPARDVVAAALRRVLPKRVGYSLIRWKNILLLTVNFQLSRRAPNLVRRLLRLAMRRRLPAGYDLDRHFSPRYDPWDQRLCVVPDGDLFTAITAGRASVVTDTIDTFTETGVRLGSGEELAADVVVTATGLDLLAFGDARLSVDGEPVDLADTVTYKGMMLSGVPNFAMTIGYTNASWTLRADLVANYVCRLLAHLDSTGQQVVTPLAPTDDERLPLLDLTAGYVQRGLAALPKQGGRAPWRLPQNYPRDLVLMRCGRLADGGVRFSRAGTPERSPARA; translated from the coding sequence ATGGCCACGACCGACCACGTTGACGTGCTCATCGTCGGTGCCGGTCTCTCCGGCATCGGCGCGGCCTGCCAGCTGCGCCGTCGCTGCCCCGAGAAGACGTACGCCGTGCTCGAGGCGCGCGGCGCGATCGGTGGCACCTGGGACCTGTTCCGCTACCCGGGCATCCGTTCGGATTCGGACATGTTCACCCTCGGCTATTCGTTCCGACCGTGGACAGACCCCAAGGCCCTCGCCGATGGTCCGTCCATCCGGGACTATGTCCAGGACACCGCCCGGGAGTACGGCGTCACCGAGCACATCCGATTCCACCACCGGGTCGTCCGCGCGGACTGGGACAGCCGGACCGCCCGCTGGACGGTGCACGCCCGCCGGGACACCGGCGAGGAGGTCGTGCTCACCTGCTCGTTCCTGCACACCTGCGCCGGCTACTACCGCTACGACCGGGGCTACACACCGGACCTCCCCGGGGCGGCCCGGTTCACCGGCCGGATCGTGCACCCGCAGCACTGGCCCGCTGACCTCGACCACACCGGTCGACGGGTTGTGGTGATCGGCAGCGGTGCGACGGCGGTGACCCTGGTGCCCGCGATGGCCGAGCGGGCCGCCCACGTGACGATGCTGCAGCGTTCACCCACCTACATCCTGGCGTTGCCGGCGCGGGACGTGGTCGCCGCCGCGCTGCGCCGGGTACTACCGAAGCGGGTGGGCTACTCGCTGATCCGCTGGAAGAACATTCTGCTCCTCACGGTGAACTTCCAACTCAGCCGGCGGGCCCCCAATCTGGTGCGCCGTCTGCTGCGGTTGGCCATGCGACGCCGACTCCCCGCCGGGTACGACCTCGACCGACACTTCTCGCCCCGCTACGACCCGTGGGACCAGCGTCTGTGTGTGGTCCCCGACGGTGATCTGTTCACCGCGATCACCGCCGGTCGGGCCTCGGTTGTCACCGACACCATCGACACATTCACCGAGACCGGCGTGCGGCTGGGCTCCGGCGAGGAACTGGCGGCCGACGTCGTCGTCACCGCCACGGGCCTGGACCTGCTTGCCTTCGGCGACGCCCGGCTCAGCGTCGACGGCGAGCCGGTCGACCTGGCCGACACCGTCACCTACAAGGGCATGATGCTCTCGGGCGTCCCCAACTTCGCGATGACCATCGGCTACACCAACGCGTCCTGGACACTCCGGGCCGACCTGGTCGCGAACTACGTGTGCCGGCTGCTCGCCCATCTGGACAGCACCGGCCAACAGGTCGTCACCCCGCTGGCACCGACTGACGACGAGAGGTTGCCCCTGCTCGACCTGACCGCCGGTTACGTGCAGCGCGGCCTCGCCGCCCTGCCCAAGCAGGGGGGACGGGCGCCCTGGCGGCTGCCCCAGAATTACCCCCGGGACCTGGTGCTGATGCGCTGCGGCCGGCTCGCCGATGGGGGAGTCCGATTCTCCCGGGCCGGTACGCCAGAGAGGAGCCCCGCGCGTGCGTAG
- a CDS encoding ferredoxin, with the protein MRLNADTGRCVGAGQCVLTEPTVFDQCDDGVVVLVINRPEGEAAQRARHAVALCPSGALSVTEEVDDG; encoded by the coding sequence ATGCGCCTCAACGCGGACACCGGCCGGTGTGTCGGAGCCGGCCAGTGCGTGCTGACCGAACCGACCGTGTTCGACCAATGCGACGACGGCGTCGTCGTACTGGTCATCAATCGCCCCGAAGGGGAGGCGGCACAACGCGCGCGTCATGCGGTCGCGCTCTGTCCGTCCGGTGCGCTGTCCGTGACGGAGGAGGTGGACGACGGCTAG
- a CDS encoding archease — MEPRPERGHRCVPHTADVRIEAWAPTREACVAEAVAALLDTFVDHRPARPTAERTYHAPADQDDDLLVSVLDEVIFRMDTAGELPLRTEVRDDGDGGLHVRWQTTDTGEMELIGAVPKAVSLHELRFGPDAEGWACAVTVDV; from the coding sequence GTGGAGCCACGACCCGAGCGCGGGCACCGGTGCGTGCCGCACACCGCCGACGTCCGTATCGAGGCGTGGGCGCCGACCCGGGAGGCGTGCGTGGCGGAGGCGGTCGCCGCCCTGCTGGACACCTTCGTCGACCACCGCCCCGCCCGGCCCACCGCCGAGCGGACCTACCACGCCCCCGCCGACCAGGACGACGACCTACTGGTGAGTGTCCTGGACGAGGTGATCTTTCGGATGGACACCGCAGGTGAGCTGCCGCTGCGGACCGAGGTGCGCGACGACGGCGACGGCGGGCTGCACGTACGGTGGCAGACCACCGACACCGGTGAGATGGAGCTGATCGGCGCGGTGCCGAAGGCCGTTTCCCTCCACGAGTTGCGCTTCGGGCCCGACGCCGAGGGCTGGGCCTGCGCGGTAACCGTCGACGTGTGA
- a CDS encoding cytochrome P450, translating into MTETASSRLTDTEFPVQRECPFAEPVEYEQIREQSSIAMVRLTGGGEAWWISGHEQGRAVLADRRFSSDRRKANFPFVSTDPAIRKRLHAQPLSLISMDGAEHTQARRALIGEFTVRRLAALRPRIQQIVDQCIDEMLTTDQHCADLVKTLSLPVPSLVICELLGVPYADHDFFQEHTATLVRRNTASEVRQHSIDELNAYLGALIDRKLASPDDDLLGRQIARQHRDGTFDRSSMVSLAFLLLVAGHETTANMISLGVVGLLQHPEQLAMIKDDPDKTPLAIEELLRFFTIVDSVTSRVATEDVRFGDTTINAGDGVVVSGLSADWDPTVFADPDRLDLERGARHHLAFGFGPHQCLGQNLARLELQIVFDTLFHRIPTLRLAAPLDKIPFKTDAAIYGARELPVAW; encoded by the coding sequence ATGACCGAGACTGCCTCCAGCCGGCTCACCGACACCGAGTTTCCGGTCCAGCGCGAATGCCCATTCGCCGAGCCCGTCGAGTACGAGCAGATCAGGGAACAATCGTCGATCGCCATGGTCCGCCTGACGGGTGGTGGTGAGGCGTGGTGGATCTCCGGACACGAGCAGGGGCGCGCCGTCCTGGCCGACCGACGGTTCTCCTCCGACCGCCGTAAGGCCAACTTCCCGTTCGTCAGCACCGATCCGGCGATAAGGAAACGGTTACACGCCCAGCCCCTGTCGCTGATCAGCATGGACGGCGCCGAGCACACCCAGGCACGGCGGGCCCTCATCGGCGAGTTCACCGTCCGGCGCCTGGCCGCGCTGCGACCGCGGATCCAGCAAATCGTCGACCAGTGCATCGACGAGATGCTGACCACCGACCAGCACTGCGCCGATCTGGTCAAAACGCTGTCGCTGCCAGTGCCCTCGCTGGTCATCTGTGAGTTGCTCGGCGTCCCCTATGCTGACCACGACTTCTTCCAGGAGCACACCGCCACCTTGGTCCGCCGCAACACCGCATCGGAGGTTCGACAACACAGCATCGACGAGCTGAACGCATACCTCGGCGCGCTGATCGACCGCAAGCTCGCCAGCCCCGACGACGACCTGCTCGGTCGGCAGATCGCCAGACAACACCGGGATGGCACCTTCGATCGGTCGAGCATGGTCAGTCTGGCCTTCCTACTGCTCGTCGCCGGTCACGAAACCACGGCGAACATGATCTCCCTGGGCGTTGTCGGGCTGCTACAGCATCCCGAGCAGTTGGCCATGATCAAGGACGACCCGGACAAGACGCCGCTGGCGATCGAGGAACTGCTGCGCTTCTTCACCATCGTCGACAGTGTCACCTCCCGCGTGGCCACCGAGGACGTGCGGTTCGGCGACACCACGATCAACGCGGGCGACGGAGTGGTCGTCTCCGGACTGTCCGCCGACTGGGATCCCACGGTCTTCGCAGACCCGGACCGACTCGACCTCGAACGCGGCGCCCGCCACCACCTTGCTTTCGGCTTCGGTCCGCACCAGTGCCTCGGCCAGAACCTGGCCCGCCTCGAGCTGCAGATTGTGTTCGACACACTGTTCCACCGCATTCCCACCCTCCGCCTGGCCGCACCGCTCGACAAGATCCCGTTCAAGACGGACGCGGCCATCTACGGCGCCCGGGAACTCCCGGTCGCCTGGTGA
- a CDS encoding GNAT family N-acetyltransferase, whose amino-acid sequence MEVRRIGSELVEAAAEVLAEAFDGYSWTAWTVRADRHRERLANLFAETVAAVGLPYGDVWAALDADGRPQAVAVWLRPDRPVPDEVWNDVAAENAASAGDRYSAMLAAEAACAPLRSAEPAFLLATVGVRPASQGGGIGARLLRPGLAEADRAGLPAVLETSASANLRFYRRLGFEVTGEVTVPGGGPRVWAMRRPPARV is encoded by the coding sequence GTGGAGGTACGGCGGATCGGGTCGGAACTGGTCGAGGCGGCGGCGGAGGTGTTGGCCGAGGCGTTCGACGGCTACTCCTGGACGGCGTGGACCGTGCGCGCCGACCGGCACCGGGAACGGCTGGCCAACTTGTTCGCGGAGACCGTGGCGGCGGTTGGCCTGCCGTACGGGGACGTCTGGGCGGCTCTCGACGCGGACGGCCGTCCCCAGGCGGTGGCGGTGTGGCTACGGCCGGACCGGCCGGTGCCGGACGAGGTCTGGAACGACGTGGCCGCCGAGAATGCCGCCTCCGCCGGGGACCGGTATTCGGCCATGCTCGCCGCCGAGGCCGCCTGTGCTCCCTTGCGGTCCGCGGAGCCGGCGTTCCTTCTTGCCACGGTGGGGGTGCGTCCAGCGAGCCAGGGAGGAGGGATTGGCGCACGGCTGCTGCGGCCCGGCTTGGCCGAGGCGGACCGGGCTGGTCTGCCGGCGGTGCTGGAGACGTCCGCCTCGGCGAACCTGCGGTTCTACCGGCGGCTCGGGTTCGAGGTGACCGGGGAGGTCACCGTACCCGGCGGGGGACCGCGAGTGTGGGCGATGCGTCGCCCTCCGGCCCGCGTGTAA
- a CDS encoding TetR/AcrR family transcriptional regulator: protein MTSTAATPPRGRRTARSVGDDRESAILGTAERLLAQRPFADISIDDLARGAGISRPTFYFYFSGKDAVLLTLLDRVIEEANANAVAGGVLDRLAEDPQTRWRELIHRFHETFGAHRAVVLACAEVRGTNAEVRRLWASVMEHWVQTTEAAIAAERRRGAAPDGLPARALAIALNSMNERVWYATFAGDGPAIAEQDVVDVLLDVWLAAIYRTRHSLTAMVEPG from the coding sequence ATGACATCCACCGCGGCCACACCGCCCCGGGGCCGCCGCACGGCCCGGTCCGTGGGGGACGACCGCGAATCGGCCATCCTCGGCACCGCCGAGCGGCTGCTGGCCCAGCGCCCGTTCGCCGACATCTCGATCGACGACCTGGCCCGGGGGGCGGGGATCTCCCGGCCCACCTTCTACTTCTACTTCTCCGGCAAGGACGCGGTCCTGCTCACCCTGCTGGACCGGGTCATCGAGGAGGCCAACGCCAACGCTGTCGCCGGGGGCGTCCTCGACCGGCTCGCCGAGGACCCACAGACCCGCTGGCGGGAACTGATCCACCGGTTCCACGAGACCTTCGGCGCGCACCGGGCCGTCGTTCTGGCCTGCGCCGAGGTACGCGGCACCAACGCCGAGGTCCGCCGGCTCTGGGCCTCGGTCATGGAGCACTGGGTGCAGACCACCGAGGCGGCGATCGCGGCCGAACGCCGCCGGGGCGCGGCCCCGGACGGCCTGCCCGCGCGGGCGCTGGCCATCGCACTGAACTCGATGAACGAACGGGTCTGGTACGCCACCTTCGCCGGCGACGGGCCAGCGATCGCCGAGCAGGACGTGGTGGACGTGCTGCTCGACGTCTGGTTGGCAGCGATCTACCGCACCCGCCACTCACTGACGGCGATGGTCGAACCCGGGTAG
- a CDS encoding SRPBCC family protein, whose product MRYTVSIEIALPREKVVQLLADPEHLPKWLRGMVLHEPLNGEHGQLGTTSRVVMQTGQRKIECTETITRREPADLREIPKTGVVHFEREIVGEGMWSAVRDRLTESSPETTLWESETEFRFSGFLMKLVGILMPGAFRKQSQQHMQDFKAFVEQGTDVRAATD is encoded by the coding sequence GTGAGATACACCGTCTCCATCGAGATCGCCCTGCCACGGGAGAAGGTGGTACAGCTGCTCGCCGACCCGGAACACCTTCCGAAGTGGCTGCGGGGAATGGTGCTGCACGAGCCGCTGAATGGGGAGCACGGGCAGCTCGGCACCACGTCGCGGGTGGTGATGCAGACGGGCCAGCGAAAAATCGAGTGCACCGAGACCATTACCCGACGGGAACCAGCAGACCTGCGTGAGATCCCGAAGACGGGCGTCGTTCACTTCGAGCGCGAAATCGTCGGCGAGGGCATGTGGAGCGCCGTGCGCGACCGGCTGACCGAATCCAGCCCGGAAACGACACTCTGGGAGAGCGAGACGGAATTCCGGTTCAGCGGCTTTCTGATGAAGCTGGTGGGAATTCTGATGCCCGGCGCCTTTCGCAAGCAGTCGCAACAGCACATGCAGGACTTCAAGGCGTTCGTCGAGCAGGGTACGGACGTACGCGCGGCGACGGACTGA
- a CDS encoding MFS transporter, which produces MVERPAPGPGTAPLDADRGGQQRRGPALGIGLVAVFMTLLDVSIVNVAIPSMERALDVAPSDVQWVLSGYALTFGLMLVPAGRFGDGHGRRTAFVVGIVLFTITSAGAGLAPTATWLVAARLLQGAAAGIVNPQVTGLIQELFRGPERARPFGLLGATVAISTAVGPLLGGLLIHIGGEEHGWRWVFFVNVPIGVLTAVLGWRLLPRRAHRARDRHQFDPVGVLLLGAGVLLVLLPLVQQHWQGPTKWLLLPAGLLTLAGFAGWERWYARRREPLFDLRLLGIRSYRLGVVVALLYFGGFTAIFFVLTVYLQNGLGHSALAAGLASTPFTVGFAIASVVGGRVVNRFGRPLVAVGLATVVVSLVVVVLVVNRVPTGATVSWWTATPLFVAGLGSGLVITPNQALTLAQVPVPRAGGGAGLLQTGQRIGSAAGIATVGSVIFSAQGATGDWSVAFHHAMLLTSGVVAIALCVALTDILIDRR; this is translated from the coding sequence ATGGTTGAACGCCCTGCCCCGGGCCCGGGGACCGCCCCGCTCGATGCCGATCGGGGCGGGCAACAACGCCGAGGGCCGGCGCTCGGCATCGGTCTGGTCGCCGTGTTCATGACGCTGCTCGACGTGAGCATCGTCAACGTCGCCATCCCGTCCATGGAACGGGCGCTCGACGTCGCCCCCAGCGATGTGCAGTGGGTGCTGTCCGGGTACGCACTGACGTTCGGGCTGATGCTGGTACCCGCCGGCCGTTTCGGCGACGGCCACGGACGGCGGACCGCGTTCGTCGTCGGAATCGTCCTGTTCACGATCACCAGCGCCGGCGCAGGGCTGGCGCCGACCGCAACCTGGCTGGTCGCCGCCCGGCTACTGCAGGGAGCTGCCGCTGGCATAGTCAACCCCCAGGTCACCGGACTGATCCAGGAGCTGTTCCGAGGTCCCGAGCGGGCCCGTCCGTTCGGGCTGCTCGGCGCGACCGTGGCCATCTCCACCGCAGTCGGACCGTTGCTCGGTGGCCTACTCATCCACATCGGCGGCGAGGAGCACGGATGGCGGTGGGTCTTCTTCGTCAACGTACCGATCGGTGTGCTCACCGCCGTCCTCGGCTGGCGCCTGCTTCCCCGCCGCGCTCACCGTGCCCGTGACCGCCACCAGTTCGACCCGGTCGGGGTGCTACTGCTCGGCGCCGGCGTCCTGCTCGTGCTGCTGCCGCTGGTGCAGCAGCACTGGCAGGGTCCGACCAAGTGGCTGTTGCTACCGGCCGGCCTACTGACGCTGGCCGGCTTCGCCGGCTGGGAACGGTGGTACGCCCGCCGCCGCGAACCGTTGTTCGACCTACGCCTGCTCGGCATCCGCTCGTACCGGCTCGGCGTCGTGGTCGCCCTGCTGTACTTCGGCGGATTCACCGCCATCTTCTTCGTTCTCACGGTGTACCTGCAGAACGGCCTTGGGCACAGCGCACTCGCCGCCGGGTTGGCCAGCACACCGTTCACGGTCGGCTTCGCCATCGCTTCCGTGGTGGGCGGTCGGGTCGTCAACCGCTTCGGTCGGCCACTGGTCGCGGTCGGCCTGGCCACCGTCGTGGTCAGCCTCGTCGTCGTGGTCCTCGTCGTCAACCGGGTGCCCACCGGCGCGACGGTCTCCTGGTGGACCGCCACCCCGCTGTTCGTGGCCGGGCTCGGCAGCGGCCTGGTCATCACGCCGAACCAGGCCCTCACCCTCGCCCAGGTTCCGGTGCCGCGCGCCGGTGGCGGCGCCGGTTTGCTACAGACCGGCCAACGTATCGGGTCCGCCGCCGGCATTGCCACGGTCGGCAGTGTCATCTTCTCCGCCCAGGGCGCCACCGGTGACTGGTCGGTCGCCTTCCACCATGCGATGCTCCTGACCAGCGGTGTCGTCGCCATCGCGCTCTGCGTTGCGCTGACCGACATCCTCATCGACCGCCGCTGA
- a CDS encoding SDR family NAD(P)-dependent oxidoreductase, producing MRRFDFSAATAVVTGAASGIGAALAHGLAARGSDLVLLDRDAARLATVADAIRAGHPDRRVDRVVVDLADAAATARAAEQVRARHPRIRLLVNNAGVALGGRFDQVTLDEFQWVVEINFRAVVQLTHALLPALKAEPGSHLVNVSSVFGLIAPPGQAAYSATKFAVRGFTEALRHELIADGIGVTSVHPGGIATRITENARIGSGVRRDDYEEGRRKFDRLLSIPPARAAGVILRGVERRRPRVLVGWSAKLPDLMARIAPGSSGTLLRAGIGRGTGAPVRRLTTVAAPPEAVPPAMANDRRSEGVSTADEA from the coding sequence GTGCGTAGGTTCGACTTCAGCGCGGCGACCGCCGTGGTCACCGGCGCTGCCAGCGGTATCGGCGCCGCCCTCGCCCATGGCCTGGCCGCCCGCGGTAGCGACCTGGTCCTGCTCGATCGCGACGCCGCGCGCCTGGCGACCGTCGCGGACGCGATCCGTGCTGGGCACCCCGATCGGCGCGTCGATCGGGTCGTCGTTGACCTTGCCGACGCGGCGGCCACAGCTCGGGCCGCCGAGCAGGTTCGCGCCCGCCATCCGCGGATCCGGCTGCTGGTCAACAACGCAGGCGTGGCCTTGGGCGGTCGGTTCGACCAGGTGACCCTGGACGAGTTCCAGTGGGTGGTCGAAATCAACTTCCGGGCGGTCGTGCAGCTCACGCACGCGTTGCTGCCTGCCCTGAAGGCAGAGCCCGGTTCCCACCTGGTGAACGTCTCCAGCGTGTTTGGGCTGATCGCGCCGCCTGGGCAGGCCGCCTACTCGGCGACCAAGTTCGCCGTCCGTGGCTTCACCGAGGCCCTGCGCCACGAACTGATCGCCGATGGTATCGGTGTCACGTCCGTGCACCCTGGGGGCATCGCCACCCGGATCACCGAGAACGCGCGTATCGGCAGCGGTGTCCGTCGGGATGACTACGAGGAGGGCCGGCGGAAGTTCGACCGTCTGCTCAGCATCCCACCTGCCCGGGCCGCTGGGGTCATCCTGCGTGGCGTGGAACGCCGCCGGCCTCGCGTCCTTGTCGGCTGGTCGGCGAAGCTGCCCGACCTGATGGCCCGGATCGCACCGGGATCGTCCGGGACGCTGCTACGGGCCGGGATCGGCCGGGGCACCGGTGCGCCGGTTCGTCGGCTGACTACCGTGGCCGCGCCTCCGGAGGCCGTGCCCCCGGCAATGGCGAACGACCGGCGCTCCGAGGGAGTGTCGACGGCGGACGAGGCATGA